From Streptomyces griseorubiginosus, one genomic window encodes:
- a CDS encoding DsbA family protein, giving the protein MSEKNREGKRTARERLAEERAKQKSAEKRRRVLIVGASVVCVLGLAAVIGVVAANSGKDTKDSSGPVVAPSGANGQDSLAIPVGEEGAKSTLVVYEDFRCPACKAFETAYRPVIHELTGSGELKVEYHLATIIDGNMGGTGSRTAANAAACAQDAGKFPEYHDVLYENQPEETSDDYAENAKLLELAKKVDGLDTPAFRTCVEKGTHDSWVDRSAAAFRNGGFSGTPTVLLNGKNIYQDQTMTPAKLKQQVQEAAKG; this is encoded by the coding sequence GTGAGTGAGAAGAACCGTGAGGGAAAGCGCACCGCCCGGGAGCGGCTGGCGGAGGAGCGCGCGAAGCAGAAGTCCGCGGAGAAGCGGCGCCGGGTGCTGATCGTGGGCGCGAGCGTGGTGTGCGTCCTGGGGCTGGCCGCGGTGATCGGCGTGGTCGCGGCGAACTCCGGAAAGGACACCAAGGACTCCTCGGGGCCGGTGGTGGCACCCTCGGGGGCCAACGGCCAGGACAGCCTCGCCATCCCGGTCGGCGAGGAGGGCGCCAAGTCGACGCTCGTCGTCTACGAGGACTTCCGCTGCCCGGCCTGCAAGGCCTTCGAGACGGCGTACCGCCCGGTGATCCACGAACTCACCGGGTCCGGCGAGCTCAAGGTCGAGTACCACCTGGCGACCATCATCGACGGCAACATGGGCGGCACCGGCTCCCGCACCGCGGCCAATGCCGCGGCCTGCGCCCAGGACGCCGGGAAGTTCCCGGAGTACCACGACGTGCTCTACGAGAACCAGCCCGAGGAGACCAGCGACGACTACGCCGAGAACGCGAAACTGCTCGAACTGGCGAAGAAGGTCGACGGACTGGACACCCCCGCGTTCCGTACGTGTGTCGAGAAGGGCACCCACGACAGCTGGGTCGACAGGTCCGCGGCGGCTTTCCGCAACGGCGGCTTCAGCGGGACGCCGACGGTTCTGCTGAACGGCAAGAACATCTACCAGGACCAGACCATGACCCCGGCGAAGCTCAAGCAGCAGGTGCAGGAAGCCGCCAAGGGGTAA
- a CDS encoding CoA ester lyase produces the protein MRPHPLTWLYVPGDRPHVVDKALGCGADVVVIDLEDAVAPDRKTYAREATAERLTVPQPMPVHVRVNAVDTPLAAADLAALAPLAGLSALRLPKVTSPAQLTRVAETTAPAGKGAPPLYALLESALGVERAYDIALAHPALRGIALGEADLRADLGVRHDAGLDWSRSRVIVAARAAALPPPPQSVHPDTRDLEGLKASCAHGRTLGFLGRAAIHPRQLPVIERAYLPTEEEIELAQSILAAAQTDPGAQTLPNGTFIDTAVTAQAHRTLSLTHRS, from the coding sequence GTGAGACCGCACCCCCTCACCTGGCTCTACGTCCCCGGCGACCGCCCCCACGTCGTGGACAAGGCGCTGGGCTGCGGCGCCGACGTCGTGGTGATCGACCTGGAGGACGCGGTCGCCCCCGACCGCAAGACGTACGCCCGTGAGGCGACGGCGGAACGCCTCACCGTCCCCCAGCCGATGCCGGTCCACGTCCGCGTGAACGCCGTCGACACCCCCCTGGCGGCAGCCGACCTGGCGGCGCTCGCGCCCCTGGCCGGCCTCTCGGCCCTCCGCCTGCCCAAGGTCACCTCCCCGGCCCAGCTCACCCGCGTCGCCGAGACGACGGCACCGGCCGGGAAGGGCGCACCGCCCCTGTACGCCCTGCTGGAATCGGCCCTGGGCGTCGAGCGCGCCTACGACATCGCGCTCGCCCACCCCGCCCTGCGGGGCATCGCGCTCGGCGAGGCGGATCTACGGGCCGATCTGGGCGTACGGCACGACGCGGGCCTGGACTGGTCCCGCTCCCGGGTGATCGTGGCGGCCAGAGCGGCGGCGCTGCCTCCCCCGCCCCAGTCGGTGCACCCCGACACCCGGGACCTGGAAGGCCTGAAGGCCTCCTGTGCGCACGGCCGCACCCTCGGCTTCCTGGGCCGGGCCGCCATCCACCCCCGCCAGCTCCCGGTCATCGAGCGCGCCTACCTCCCCACCGAGGAGGAGATCGAGCTGGCGCAGTCCATCCTCGCGGCGGCACAGACCGACCCGGGAGCGCAGACCCTCCCGAACGGCACGTTCATCGACACGGCGGTGACAGCCCAGGCCCACCGGACCCTCTCGCTGACCCACCGCTCCTGA
- the trpC gene encoding indole-3-glycerol phosphate synthase TrpC, with translation MSVLDEIIDGVRADLAERQARVSLDELKERAAKAPAAKDGVAALRGDGVKVICEVKRSSPSKGALAAIADPAGLAADYEAGGAAVISVLTEQRRFGGSLADLEAVRARVDIPVLRKDFIVTSYQLWEARAYGADLALLIVAALEQPALESLIERAESIGLTPLVEVHDEDEVERAVDAGAKVIGVNARNLKTLEVDRGTFERVAPEIPANLVKIAESGVRGPHDLIAYANAGADAVLVGESLVTGKDPKTAVADLVAAGEHPALRHGRG, from the coding sequence GTGAGTGTGCTCGACGAGATCATCGACGGAGTCCGTGCCGACCTCGCGGAACGGCAGGCGCGCGTCAGCCTCGACGAGCTCAAGGAGCGCGCTGCGAAGGCTCCCGCCGCCAAGGACGGCGTGGCCGCCCTCCGCGGCGACGGCGTCAAGGTCATCTGCGAGGTCAAGCGCTCCAGCCCCTCCAAGGGCGCGCTGGCCGCGATCGCCGACCCTGCCGGGCTGGCCGCGGACTACGAGGCGGGCGGCGCGGCCGTCATCTCCGTCCTCACCGAACAGCGCCGCTTCGGCGGCTCGCTGGCCGACCTGGAGGCCGTCCGCGCGCGCGTGGACATCCCGGTCCTGCGCAAGGACTTCATCGTCACGTCGTACCAGCTCTGGGAGGCCCGGGCCTACGGCGCCGACCTCGCGCTGCTCATCGTCGCGGCCCTGGAGCAGCCCGCCCTGGAGTCCCTGATCGAGCGCGCCGAGTCCATCGGTCTCACCCCGCTCGTCGAGGTCCACGACGAGGACGAGGTCGAGCGGGCGGTGGACGCCGGAGCGAAGGTCATCGGCGTCAACGCGCGTAACCTCAAGACCCTCGAGGTCGACCGCGGCACCTTCGAGCGCGTCGCCCCCGAGATCCCCGCCAACCTGGTCAAGATCGCCGAGTCCGGCGTCCGCGGCCCCCACGACCTGATCGCCTACGCCAACGCCGGCGCCGACGCGGTCCTGGTCGGCGAGTCCCTGGTCACCGGCAAGGACCCGAAGACGGCAGTCGCGGACCTGGTGGCGGCGGGCGAGCACCCGGCATTGCGGCACGGCCGCGGCTGA
- a CDS encoding ADP-ribosylglycohydrolase family protein encodes MLRLTWVQPEDLLGHELRQARQDGREPSAIAARWKAAGGAEAPIRAGASAEPASRYLRQLAEDLLDELADLPSRLAEDEPTDLAGIRARCPAWPSPAPAALTRSALEAAWLGRAVGCLLGKPVEKLPLDAIRQLARATGNWPLNSYFTAKGVPADLLAAHPWNRRSAATSLAENIDGMPEDDDLNYPLLNLLLLQRHGRGFSTADVARLWLDELPAGRTFTAERLAYRNLLEGLEPPRTARHRNPFREWIGALIRADVHGWTNPGDPAAAAAQAHRDATLTHTANGVYAAMFTAAVIAQAAATPDVHACLSTGLTVIPPASRLAGAITHAIGLARRHDDFDTVVDELHATHAGTHHWVHAIPNTALVAAALTHAHGDFTGSVSRAVGGGWDTDSNGATTGSIAALLTGSPERLPDHWTAPLKNRLATSVADFNGVGFDTLAHLTHREAARP; translated from the coding sequence ATGCTCCGACTGACCTGGGTCCAGCCGGAGGACCTGCTCGGCCACGAACTCCGCCAGGCGCGCCAGGACGGCCGGGAGCCGTCGGCGATCGCGGCGCGGTGGAAGGCGGCCGGTGGCGCGGAGGCGCCGATCCGGGCGGGTGCCTCGGCCGAACCCGCGAGCAGGTACCTGCGGCAGCTCGCGGAGGACCTCCTGGACGAACTGGCGGACCTGCCGAGCAGGTTGGCGGAGGACGAGCCCACCGACCTCGCGGGCATCAGGGCCCGCTGCCCGGCGTGGCCGTCGCCCGCCCCGGCCGCCCTCACCCGGTCCGCGCTGGAAGCCGCCTGGCTGGGGCGGGCCGTCGGCTGCCTCCTCGGCAAGCCGGTGGAGAAGCTTCCCCTGGACGCCATCCGACAACTCGCCAGAGCCACCGGCAACTGGCCCCTGAACTCGTACTTCACCGCGAAGGGCGTCCCCGCGGACCTCCTCGCCGCGCACCCCTGGAACCGCCGCTCGGCCGCCACCTCCCTCGCCGAGAACATCGACGGCATGCCCGAGGACGACGACCTCAACTACCCGTTGCTGAACCTGCTGTTGCTGCAACGCCACGGCCGGGGCTTCAGCACCGCGGACGTGGCGAGGCTCTGGCTCGACGAGCTCCCCGCGGGCCGCACCTTCACCGCGGAACGCCTGGCCTACCGCAACCTCCTGGAGGGCCTGGAACCCCCGCGGACCGCCCGCCACCGCAACCCCTTCCGCGAATGGATCGGCGCCCTGATCCGCGCCGACGTCCATGGCTGGACCAACCCCGGCGACCCGGCCGCGGCCGCCGCACAGGCCCACCGGGACGCCACCCTCACCCACACCGCGAACGGCGTCTACGCGGCGATGTTCACGGCGGCGGTGATCGCGCAGGCGGCGGCGACCCCGGACGTCCACGCCTGTCTGAGCACCGGACTCACCGTGATCCCCCCGGCCTCCCGCCTGGCCGGGGCGATCACCCACGCGATCGGGCTGGCCCGGCGGCACGACGACTTCGACACGGTCGTGGACGAACTCCACGCCACCCACGCCGGGACCCACCACTGGGTCCACGCGATCCCCAACACCGCCCTCGTCGCCGCCGCCCTCACCCACGCGCACGGCGACTTCACCGGCTCCGTGTCCCGGGCGGTGGGCGGCGGCTGGGACACCGACTCCAACGGCGCCACGACCGGCAGCATCGCCGCCCTGCTGACCGGCTCCCCCGAACGCCTCCCCGACCACTGGACCGCCCCCCTCAAGAACCGGCTGGCCACCTCCGTCGCCGACTTCAACGGGGTCGGCTTCGACACCCTGGCCCACCTCACCCACCGGGAGGCTGCTCGCCCATGA
- the trpA gene encoding tryptophan synthase subunit alpha: MSGNIQLLSDTLAAARAEGRSALIAYLPAGFPTVDGGIEAIKAVFDGGADIVEVGLPHSDPVLDGPVIQTADDIALRGGVKIADVMRTVKEAHEATGKPVLVMTYWNPIDRYGVERFTAELAEAGGAGCILPDLPVQESALWREHAQKHGLATVFVVAPSSKDARLAEITAAGSGFVYAASLMGVTGTRESVGAQAQDLVERTRATGSDLPVCVGLGVSNARQAAEVAGFADGVIVGSAFVKRMLDAPDDKAGVEGVRELAAELAKGVRRQA, encoded by the coding sequence GTGAGCGGGAACATCCAACTGCTGTCCGACACCCTCGCCGCCGCCAGGGCCGAGGGCCGGTCCGCGCTCATCGCCTACCTCCCGGCCGGGTTCCCGACCGTCGACGGCGGCATCGAGGCGATCAAGGCCGTCTTCGACGGCGGCGCGGACATCGTCGAGGTCGGTCTGCCGCACAGCGACCCCGTCCTCGACGGTCCCGTCATCCAGACCGCCGACGACATCGCCCTGCGCGGCGGCGTCAAGATCGCGGACGTCATGCGCACGGTCAAGGAGGCCCACGAGGCCACCGGGAAGCCGGTGCTCGTGATGACGTACTGGAACCCCATCGACCGCTACGGCGTCGAGCGCTTCACCGCCGAGCTGGCGGAAGCGGGGGGCGCCGGGTGCATCCTGCCCGACCTGCCCGTGCAGGAGTCGGCGCTGTGGAGGGAGCACGCGCAGAAGCACGGGCTCGCCACCGTCTTCGTCGTCGCGCCCAGCAGCAAGGACGCGCGGCTCGCCGAGATCACCGCGGCGGGCAGCGGCTTCGTGTACGCCGCCTCGCTGATGGGCGTCACCGGGACGCGCGAGTCGGTGGGCGCCCAGGCGCAGGACCTCGTCGAGCGCACCCGGGCCACCGGGAGCGACCTGCCCGTCTGCGTCGGGCTCGGCGTCTCCAACGCGCGGCAGGCCGCCGAGGTGGCCGGCTTCGCCGACGGTGTGATCGTCGGTTCGGCCTTCGTGAAGCGGATGCTGGACGCGCCGGACGACAAGGCCGGAGTCGAGGGCGTCCGTGAACTCGCCGCCGAGCTGGCCAAGGGCGTGCGCCGACAGGCGTAG
- the trpB gene encoding tryptophan synthase subunit beta, with translation MPSEFFIPDPEGQVPSPEGYFGAFGGKFIPEALVAAVDEVAVEYDKAKHDPEFARELDDLLVNYTGRPSSLTEVPRFAAEAGGARIFLKREDLNHTGSHKINNVLGQALLTKRMGKTRVIAETGAGQHGVATATACALFGLECTIYMGEIDTQRQALNVARMRMLGAEVIAVKSGSRTLKDAINEAFRDWVANVDRTHYLFGTVAGPHPFPAMVRDFHRVIGVEARRQLLERAGRLPDAAVACVGGGSNAIGLFHAFIPDTAVRLIGCEPAGHGVETGEHAATLTAGEPGILHGSRSYVLQDEEGQITEPYSISAGLDYPGIGPEHSYLKDSGRGEYRAVTDDAAMQALRLLSRTEGIIPAIESAHALAGALEVGRELGKDGLIVVNLSGRGDKDMDTAARYFGLYDTDAAVAADEAGTGAEIEGDAK, from the coding sequence ATGCCCAGCGAGTTCTTCATCCCCGACCCGGAGGGTCAAGTCCCGAGCCCCGAAGGCTACTTCGGCGCCTTCGGCGGCAAGTTCATCCCGGAGGCCCTCGTCGCCGCGGTCGACGAGGTCGCCGTCGAGTACGACAAGGCCAAGCACGACCCCGAGTTCGCCCGCGAGCTCGACGACCTGCTGGTCAACTACACCGGCCGCCCCAGCTCCCTAACCGAGGTCCCCCGGTTCGCCGCGGAAGCGGGCGGCGCACGGATCTTCCTCAAGCGGGAAGACCTCAACCACACCGGCTCCCACAAGATCAACAACGTCCTCGGCCAGGCCCTGCTCACCAAGCGCATGGGCAAGACCCGCGTCATCGCCGAGACCGGCGCCGGCCAGCACGGCGTCGCCACGGCCACCGCCTGCGCGCTGTTCGGCCTCGAGTGCACGATCTACATGGGCGAGATCGACACCCAGCGCCAGGCCCTCAACGTGGCCCGGATGCGCATGCTCGGCGCCGAGGTCATCGCCGTGAAGTCGGGATCGCGCACCCTCAAGGACGCCATCAACGAGGCGTTCCGCGACTGGGTCGCCAACGTCGACCGCACGCACTACCTCTTCGGCACCGTGGCGGGCCCGCACCCCTTCCCGGCGATGGTCCGCGACTTCCACCGCGTGATCGGCGTCGAGGCCCGCCGCCAGCTCCTGGAGCGGGCGGGGCGGCTTCCCGACGCGGCCGTCGCCTGCGTCGGCGGCGGCTCCAACGCCATCGGTCTCTTCCACGCCTTCATCCCCGACACGGCCGTACGCCTCATCGGCTGCGAGCCCGCCGGGCACGGCGTGGAGACCGGCGAGCACGCGGCCACCCTCACCGCGGGTGAGCCCGGCATCCTGCACGGCTCCCGCTCCTACGTCCTCCAGGACGAGGAGGGCCAGATCACCGAGCCGTACTCCATCTCGGCCGGTCTGGACTACCCGGGCATCGGCCCCGAGCACTCCTACCTCAAGGACTCCGGCCGCGGTGAGTACCGCGCGGTCACCGACGACGCGGCCATGCAGGCCCTGCGCCTGCTGTCCCGAACCGAGGGCATCATCCCGGCCATCGAGAGCGCCCACGCGCTGGCCGGCGCCCTGGAGGTCGGCAGGGAGCTCGGCAAGGACGGGCTGATCGTCGTCAACCTGTCCGGCCGCGGCGACAAGGACATGGACACCGCCGCGCGCTACTTCGGCCTCTACGACACCGACGCGGCCGTCGCCGCGGACGAGGCCGGCACCGGCGCGGAGATCGAGGGGGACGCCAAGTGA
- the lgt gene encoding prolipoprotein diacylglyceryl transferase yields the protein MELAYIPSPSRGVIHLGPIPLRGYAFCIIIGVFVAVWLGNKRWVARGGRVGTVADIAVWAVPFGLLGGRLYHVITDYELYFSEGRDWVDAFKVWEGGLGIWGAIALGALGAWIGCRRRGIPLPAYADAVAPGIALAQAIGRWGNWFNQELYGKPTDLPWALHITSSTDGRVPGYYHPTFLYESLWCIGVALLVIWADRRFKLGHGRAFALYVAAYCAGRGWIEYMRIDDAHHILGVRLNVWTAIIVFLLAVTYIVVSAKKRPGREAVVEPGAADGEGEAGEKADGEEKAPADSEKTAADGDKADADGAEADADADAAESAKKT from the coding sequence ATGGAACTTGCCTACATTCCCAGCCCGTCGCGCGGGGTGATCCACCTCGGTCCCATCCCGCTGCGTGGCTACGCGTTCTGCATCATCATCGGCGTCTTCGTAGCCGTCTGGCTCGGCAACAAACGCTGGGTCGCCCGTGGCGGGCGGGTCGGCACGGTGGCCGACATCGCTGTCTGGGCCGTGCCGTTCGGACTGCTCGGCGGCCGCCTCTACCACGTGATCACGGACTACGAGCTGTACTTCAGCGAGGGCCGTGACTGGGTGGACGCCTTCAAGGTGTGGGAGGGCGGCCTCGGCATCTGGGGCGCGATCGCGCTCGGCGCGCTCGGCGCGTGGATCGGCTGCCGGCGCCGGGGCATCCCGCTGCCCGCGTACGCCGACGCCGTCGCGCCCGGCATCGCCCTCGCGCAGGCCATCGGCCGCTGGGGCAACTGGTTCAACCAGGAGCTGTACGGCAAGCCGACCGACCTGCCGTGGGCCCTGCACATCACGTCCTCGACGGACGGCCGGGTGCCGGGCTACTACCACCCGACGTTCCTGTACGAGTCGCTGTGGTGCATCGGCGTCGCCCTGCTCGTGATCTGGGCCGACCGCCGCTTCAAGCTGGGCCACGGACGGGCGTTCGCGCTGTACGTCGCCGCGTACTGCGCGGGGCGCGGCTGGATAGAGTACATGCGCATCGACGACGCCCACCACATCCTCGGGGTCCGGCTCAACGTCTGGACCGCGATCATCGTGTTCCTGCTCGCGGTGACCTACATCGTGGTGTCGGCGAAGAAGCGCCCGGGCCGCGAGGCAGTCGTCGAGCCCGGTGCCGCCGACGGTGAGGGCGAAGCGGGCGAGAAGGCCGACGGCGAGGAGAAGGCCCCGGCCGACTCCGAGAAGACCGCCGCCGACGGGGACAAGGCAGACGCTGACGGGGCCGAGGCCGACGCCGATGCGGACGCGGCCGAGTCGGCGAAGAAGACCTGA
- the rbsK gene encoding ribokinase: MTHIAVLGSTNMDLVAYVEKAPRRGETVTGREFRTIPGGKGANQAIAAARAGATVSMIGAVGNDGFGPRLRSTLEHSGVTTDHLRTVEGPTGTAHIVVDDEGGNAIVVVPGANGTVDHLVPGDEGLIASADALLLQLEIPLEAVLAGAETARAHGVRTILTPAPARPLPPELLDATDLLVPNEHEAATLTGVADPFAAGAALLDRVPRVVITLGAAGSLYLTRDAEPLAVPAPRVTAVDSTGAGDTFVGALAVALGEERPIREAMAWAAAAAALSVQREGASASMPYRSEIEARYTS; the protein is encoded by the coding sequence ATGACCCACATCGCCGTCCTCGGCAGCACGAACATGGACCTGGTCGCCTACGTCGAGAAGGCACCCCGGCGCGGAGAGACCGTCACCGGCAGGGAGTTCCGGACGATCCCCGGCGGCAAGGGCGCCAACCAGGCGATCGCCGCGGCCCGCGCCGGTGCCACCGTCTCGATGATCGGCGCGGTCGGCAACGACGGCTTCGGCCCCCGGCTGCGCTCCACCCTGGAGCACTCCGGCGTCACCACCGACCACCTGCGCACCGTCGAGGGCCCCACCGGCACCGCGCACATCGTCGTGGACGACGAGGGCGGCAACGCGATCGTCGTCGTCCCCGGCGCCAACGGCACGGTCGACCACCTCGTCCCCGGCGACGAGGGCCTGATCGCCTCTGCCGACGCCCTGCTCCTGCAACTGGAGATCCCGCTGGAGGCGGTCCTGGCCGGCGCCGAGACCGCCCGCGCCCACGGCGTCCGGACGATCCTGACACCCGCCCCCGCCCGGCCACTGCCGCCCGAACTCCTCGACGCCACCGACCTGTTGGTCCCCAACGAGCACGAGGCCGCCACCCTGACCGGTGTCGCCGACCCGTTCGCCGCGGGCGCCGCCCTCCTCGACCGGGTCCCCCGGGTGGTGATCACCCTCGGCGCGGCGGGCAGCCTCTACCTGACCCGGGACGCCGAACCCCTCGCCGTCCCCGCGCCCCGGGTGACCGCGGTGGACTCCACGGGCGCCGGCGACACCTTCGTCGGCGCGCTCGCGGTCGCCCTCGGCGAGGAACGCCCGATCCGGGAGGCGATGGCCTGGGCCGCCGCGGCGGCCGCCCTCTCCGTCCAGCGGGAAGGCGCCTCGGCGTCGATGCCCTACCGCTCCGAGATCGAGGCCCGGTACACGTCATGA
- a CDS encoding ADP-ribosylglycohydrolase family protein: MTPKNQESSLEERITGALVGAAVGDALGGPVEGYSPEQILERHAGRVHGVVGPWNGDAWRTARPIAPYHKGDGHVTDDTLMTHALIRVYDRVGDHLDAYAIADHLVPDLMTTPRWIPELEAEALPLHRLFLAEKWLVTRLHYGHADPREAGVGNIVNCGAAMYMAPVGLVNAADPAAAYAEALDIAGAHQSSYGREAAGVFAAAVAAASTPGATPDSVVAACLSLAKDGTRTAVEKVCEVASRHTDFESALRPLRAAVSPYDTVGDDYRAPSLGARRPSRVHAIEELPVALAMLVVAGGDYRHAVLGAVNYGRDCDSIATMAGALAGALGDPVPDDWAKTVAEASRLDLWGPATTLTAVTRQIFEQDVRRRRAHESAFTALGGPRCSD; encoded by the coding sequence ATGACGCCCAAAAACCAAGAAAGCAGCCTTGAGGAACGGATCACCGGAGCCCTCGTGGGCGCGGCGGTGGGCGACGCCCTCGGCGGCCCCGTCGAGGGCTACTCCCCCGAGCAGATCCTCGAGCGCCACGCCGGCCGCGTCCACGGCGTCGTCGGTCCCTGGAACGGCGACGCCTGGCGCACCGCCCGCCCCATCGCGCCGTACCACAAGGGCGACGGCCACGTCACCGACGACACCTTGATGACCCACGCCCTGATCAGGGTCTACGACCGGGTCGGCGACCACCTGGACGCCTACGCGATCGCCGACCACCTCGTCCCCGACCTGATGACGACCCCGCGCTGGATCCCCGAACTGGAGGCGGAGGCCCTCCCCCTGCACCGCCTCTTCCTCGCGGAGAAGTGGCTGGTCACCCGCCTCCACTACGGCCATGCCGATCCCCGGGAGGCGGGCGTCGGCAACATCGTCAACTGCGGTGCGGCGATGTACATGGCCCCGGTCGGCCTGGTCAACGCGGCGGACCCGGCCGCCGCCTACGCCGAGGCCCTGGACATCGCGGGCGCCCACCAGTCGTCGTACGGCAGGGAGGCGGCGGGTGTGTTCGCGGCGGCCGTGGCGGCGGCGAGCACCCCGGGCGCCACCCCCGACTCGGTCGTCGCGGCCTGTCTGTCGCTCGCCAAGGACGGCACCCGCACCGCCGTCGAGAAGGTCTGCGAAGTGGCGTCCCGGCACACGGACTTCGAGTCGGCGCTACGGCCGCTGCGCGCGGCGGTGTCCCCCTACGACACCGTCGGCGACGACTACCGCGCCCCCTCGCTCGGTGCCCGCCGTCCCTCGCGCGTGCACGCGATCGAGGAACTGCCGGTCGCGCTGGCCATGTTGGTCGTGGCCGGCGGCGACTACCGGCACGCGGTCCTCGGCGCGGTGAACTACGGCAGGGACTGCGACTCGATCGCCACGATGGCGGGCGCGCTGGCGGGTGCCCTGGGCGACCCCGTCCCGGACGACTGGGCCAAGACCGTCGCGGAGGCGAGCCGCCTGGACCTCTGGGGGCCGGCGACGACCCTGACAGCCGTCACCCGGCAGATCTTCGAGCAGGACGTACGCCGTCGCCGGGCCCACGAGTCGGCCTTCACCGCGCTCGGAGGCCCGAGATGCTCCGACTGA
- a CDS encoding CoA transferase — MTETPLKGLRVLDAATLFAGPLAATMLGDFGAEVVKIEHPTKPDPSRGHGPSKDGIGLWWKLLGRNKRNITLDLSKPGGRGTFLKLAGTADVVIENFRPGTLEKWDLGWPELSAVNPRLVLARVTAFGQFGPYSRRPGFGTLAEAMSGFAAITGEPDAPPVLPPFGLADSIAGLATAYAVMTALAARDRTGEGQVVDMAIIEPILAALGPQPTWYDQLGHVQERTGNRSANNAPRNTYRTADGTWVAVSTSAQSIAERVMHLVGRPELIDEPWFATGAQRAEHADVLDAAVGSWIAARTRTDVLAAFEKAEAAIAPVQDIRDVMADPQYQALGTVTTVDDPELGPLRMQNVLFRLSATPGAIRWAGRPHGADTDEVLTELGLTEAELRALRTEGAL, encoded by the coding sequence ATGACCGAGACCCCCCTCAAGGGCCTGCGCGTGCTCGACGCGGCCACCCTCTTCGCCGGTCCCCTCGCCGCCACCATGCTCGGCGACTTCGGCGCGGAGGTCGTCAAGATCGAGCATCCGACGAAGCCCGACCCCTCCCGTGGCCACGGCCCCTCGAAGGACGGCATCGGCCTGTGGTGGAAGCTGCTGGGCCGCAACAAGCGAAACATCACCCTCGACCTGTCGAAGCCGGGCGGTCGTGGCACCTTCCTCAAGCTGGCCGGGACGGCGGACGTCGTCATCGAGAACTTCCGTCCCGGCACCCTGGAGAAGTGGGACCTCGGCTGGCCGGAGCTGTCCGCCGTCAACCCCCGTCTGGTCCTCGCCCGTGTCACCGCGTTCGGCCAGTTCGGCCCCTACTCCCGCCGCCCCGGCTTCGGCACCCTCGCCGAGGCGATGAGCGGCTTCGCGGCGATCACCGGCGAACCGGACGCGCCCCCGGTCCTGCCGCCCTTCGGCCTCGCCGACTCGATCGCGGGTCTGGCCACGGCGTACGCGGTGATGACGGCCCTCGCGGCCCGCGACCGCACCGGCGAGGGCCAGGTCGTCGACATGGCGATCATCGAGCCGATCCTGGCGGCCCTCGGACCCCAGCCCACCTGGTACGACCAGCTGGGTCACGTCCAGGAGCGCACCGGCAACCGCTCCGCCAACAACGCCCCGCGCAACACCTACCGCACCGCCGACGGCACCTGGGTCGCCGTCTCCACCTCGGCCCAGTCGATCGCGGAACGGGTGATGCACCTGGTCGGCCGCCCGGAGCTGATCGACGAGCCGTGGTTCGCGACGGGCGCGCAGCGGGCGGAACACGCCGACGTCCTCGACGCGGCGGTCGGTTCCTGGATCGCCGCACGCACCCGCACCGATGTCCTCGCGGCCTTCGAGAAGGCGGAGGCGGCCATCGCCCCCGTCCAGGACATCCGGGACGTGATGGCCGACCCGCAGTACCAGGCCCTCGGCACCGTCACCACCGTCGACGACCCCGAGCTCGGCCCGCTGCGCATGCAGAACGTCCTCTTCCGGCTCTCCGCGACCCCCGGCGCGATCCGCTGGGCGGGCCGCCCGCACGGCGCGGACACCGACGAGGTCCTGACGGAACTGGGCCTGACCGAGGCCGAGTTGAGGGCCCTGCGCACGGAGGGCGCCCTGTGA
- the trpM gene encoding tryptophan biosynthesis modulator TrpM codes for MTLTLTTADRHARLARGCRPRGCRAPARRVHGRRVRYVIGDEPGQVNGRRWQRAL; via the coding sequence ATGACTCTCACTCTGACGACCGCGGACCGGCACGCGCGCCTCGCGCGCGGTTGCCGTCCACGGGGCTGCCGCGCACCCGCGCGAAGGGTGCACGGCCGCAGGGTGCGGTACGTCATCGGCGACGAACCTGGGCAGGTGAACGGCCGTCGATGGCAGCGCGCCCTTTAG